A window of Coleofasciculus sp. FACHB-T130 contains these coding sequences:
- a CDS encoding M48 family metalloprotease: protein MFGNQIKTAALLGLLSGLLVLGGYYLVGNEQGLYLGLAFAAFSSFSSWYYSDQAALMAYRAQPLERQEAPELYDMVASLSQRAGIPMPKLFSVPTKSPNAFATGRDPDHASVAVTQGIIELLSREELEGVLAHELTHVKNRDTLTQAVVGTIAGAITFVGRILTLGALYGPVTRDDRRGGNALGALFLIVLAPITAALIQFAISRTREYSADLGSAEITGNPLALASALEKLEAMGHQIPMNGNPTMSPLLIVNPISTKGLQSLFRTHPPTEDRIRRLVELAQQQKQQKQMTPAIA from the coding sequence ATGTTTGGAAACCAAATTAAGACAGCAGCGTTGCTGGGACTCCTCAGCGGTCTTCTGGTTCTGGGTGGCTATTATCTGGTAGGCAACGAGCAGGGGCTATACCTAGGTCTGGCTTTTGCTGCATTCAGTAGTTTTAGCTCCTGGTACTATTCTGACCAAGCCGCCTTGATGGCGTATCGCGCCCAACCGCTAGAGCGTCAGGAGGCTCCAGAACTCTACGATATGGTAGCTTCTTTGAGCCAAAGGGCGGGGATTCCCATGCCGAAACTGTTTTCAGTGCCAACCAAATCCCCCAATGCTTTTGCAACCGGACGAGATCCGGATCATGCTTCTGTGGCAGTGACTCAAGGGATTATAGAATTACTCTCCCGCGAAGAACTTGAAGGTGTTTTGGCTCACGAACTTACCCACGTCAAAAACCGCGACACTTTAACTCAGGCAGTTGTAGGCACCATCGCTGGAGCGATTACTTTTGTCGGACGGATTCTCACTTTGGGAGCGCTCTACGGCCCTGTCACCCGCGATGACCGCCGAGGTGGAAACGCTTTGGGTGCCTTGTTTCTAATCGTTTTGGCTCCTATTACTGCGGCGCTAATCCAGTTTGCGATTTCCCGCACCAGGGAGTATTCTGCTGACTTGGGTTCGGCTGAAATCACGGGGAATCCTTTGGCGCTTGCCAGTGCGTTGGAGAAGCTTGAGGCAATGGGTCATCAGATTCCGATGAACGGCAATCCCACGATGTCGCCGCTACTGATTGTCAATCCTATCTCGACAAAAGGGTTGCAATCTCTTTTCCGTACCCATCCCCCGACTGAGGATCGGATTCGTCGTCTCGTAGAATTGGCTCAGCAACAAAAGCAACAAAAGCAAATGACTCCAGCAATCGCATAA
- a CDS encoding glycosyltransferase family A protein, with protein sequence MENHLLISVIIPVYNCERYLAEAIESVLAQTYQSIEIIVVDDGSTDGSAEVAKRFGSLVRYYFQTNSGSAAARNHGIELSQGNFFAFLDADDLWVEDKLASQMTAFESEPELDLVFGLVEQFYSPDLEESMRAKIHCPTELVPGHIPSALLIKRDAFFRVGSFEPNWTIAEFASWYVRAVELKLRMKVLPYLVAKRRIHKKNKGITERQFQTEYIKILKASLDRRRAAGDRVNNS encoded by the coding sequence ATGGAAAATCATCTACTAATCAGTGTCATCATCCCAGTATATAACTGCGAGCGCTATTTAGCTGAAGCGATTGAAAGCGTACTAGCTCAAACCTATCAATCCATAGAAATTATTGTCGTAGACGATGGTTCAACCGATGGTAGTGCAGAAGTCGCAAAACGCTTTGGCTCATTAGTGCGATACTATTTTCAAACTAACAGTGGTAGTGCTGCTGCCCGCAATCACGGCATAGAATTATCACAAGGTAACTTCTTTGCTTTTCTCGATGCTGATGATTTGTGGGTAGAAGATAAACTGGCAAGTCAAATGACAGCTTTTGAAAGCGAACCTGAACTAGATCTAGTATTCGGATTAGTCGAACAGTTTTATAGCCCAGACTTAGAGGAGAGTATGAGGGCAAAAATCCACTGTCCTACTGAGTTAGTACCGGGACATATCCCCTCAGCCTTACTGATAAAACGAGATGCTTTTTTCCGTGTAGGCTCTTTTGAACCTAACTGGACTATAGCAGAATTTGCCAGTTGGTATGTGCGTGCTGTTGAGTTAAAACTTCGGATGAAGGTTTTACCATATTTGGTTGCAAAGCGACGTATTCATAAAAAAAATAAGGGAATTACAGAGCGCCAATTCCAAACTGAATATATTAAAATTCTTAAAGCTTCTCTTGACCGACGACGCGCCGCAGGTGATCGGGTAAACAACTCATAG
- a CDS encoding nucleotidyltransferase family protein, which translates to MNLYNKDSCDWLNSEQKLLLRAALLQGEEAIDSWNQWKASADIENLDVESYRLLPLLYRNLSAHGVTDLHMARLKGVYRRTWCETQVLLQQIAAIISCFQNDGITTMLLKDAALNIHYYKDYGSRMIHNFDLLVHPTDALAAISLLQKIGWRAKEKIPVKITPFSHNLGFENELKQQFNLRWHLFADGFQKDAEKYFWDSAILTNLDDLPTYVLNPTEQLLYVCVYGGMSNFVFPISRLADAAILLNSYQSEIDWNRLVALAQNYRLILPLQNVLTKLHEILNTPIPLSILQEVQNIPISKFERSEYQLTSRPEKSVHERLISRYLQYSRAVNTDNFKLNFLGFPRYLQYIWGLEHLWEVPLQAMIRGIKRLW; encoded by the coding sequence ATGAATCTATATAATAAGGATAGCTGTGACTGGCTTAATTCCGAGCAAAAATTGCTTTTGCGGGCAGCACTGTTGCAGGGAGAAGAGGCAATTGATTCTTGGAATCAATGGAAAGCATCTGCCGATATTGAGAATCTCGATGTAGAATCCTATCGATTGCTGCCTTTACTTTATCGCAACTTATCCGCACATGGCGTGACGGATCTGCATATGGCAAGACTGAAGGGAGTTTACCGACGCACATGGTGTGAAACCCAAGTTTTGTTGCAACAAATCGCAGCTATTATCAGTTGTTTTCAGAATGATGGTATCACAACAATGCTGCTCAAGGATGCAGCTTTGAATATACATTATTACAAAGATTATGGCTCCCGAATGATACATAATTTTGATCTTTTAGTTCATCCAACAGATGCTTTAGCAGCCATAAGTTTGTTACAAAAAATTGGCTGGAGAGCTAAAGAAAAAATACCAGTTAAAATTACGCCTTTCTCTCATAATCTAGGATTTGAGAATGAATTAAAACAACAGTTTAATCTTCGCTGGCATCTGTTCGCAGATGGTTTTCAAAAAGATGCTGAAAAATATTTCTGGGATAGTGCGATATTAACCAACCTGGATGACTTACCAACTTATGTTTTAAATCCTACCGAGCAGCTATTGTACGTTTGTGTATATGGAGGAATGAGTAATTTTGTTTTTCCAATTAGTCGGCTAGCTGATGCCGCAATACTTCTTAACTCATACCAATCAGAAATTGATTGGAACCGACTGGTAGCTTTAGCCCAAAACTACCGCTTAATTTTGCCCCTACAAAATGTATTGACGAAATTACATGAAATCCTAAATACGCCAATCCCTCTGTCGATTTTACAAGAAGTACAAAATATACCAATTTCTAAATTTGAGCGCAGCGAATATCAGCTCACGAGTAGACCAGAAAAATCAGTCCACGAGCGTTTGATAAGCAGATATCTACAATATTCAAGAGCAGTAAATACAGATAATTTTAAATTAAACTTTTTAGGTTTTCCTAGATATCTACAATATATCTGGGGTTTGGAACACTTATGGGAAGTTCCATTGCAAGCAATGATTCGGGGTATAAAAAGGCTCTGGTAA
- a CDS encoding TIGR04283 family arsenosugar biosynthesis glycosyltransferase, with protein MSRVSIIIPTLNEATCLERTLRQLNLLDPPAWEVLVVDGGSDDETVAIAQRILQAIAPSSQARVLCCDVRGRSVQMNRGAEAATGDILCFLHADTSVPDDFVAVVEQTLADPSVAGGGFISLMTGSQTTRWGVSLHNYLKTYYAPLLFRPRLFFQGLRLLFGDQVMFCRRADFWKCGGFDPALPIMEEADLCLKLVQRGRIRQVNRVVQSSDRRVAKWGSLKATAIYLYIGFLWGIGVEATYLKKFYEEIR; from the coding sequence ATGTCTCGCGTTTCGATTATTATTCCCACGCTGAATGAGGCGACGTGCTTGGAACGCACGCTGCGCCAGTTGAATTTGCTAGATCCTCCAGCTTGGGAAGTGCTGGTGGTAGATGGGGGAAGTGACGATGAGACAGTTGCGATCGCCCAGCGGATCTTACAAGCGATCGCCCCGTCATCTCAAGCGCGTGTCCTCTGTTGTGATGTTCGCGGACGTTCAGTGCAGATGAACCGAGGCGCAGAGGCGGCGACGGGAGATATCCTGTGCTTCTTACACGCAGATACTTCGGTTCCAGATGATTTTGTGGCAGTGGTTGAGCAAACTTTAGCCGATCCATCTGTTGCTGGCGGCGGGTTTATTTCTTTGATGACAGGTTCCCAGACGACGCGCTGGGGAGTTTCGCTGCATAATTACCTCAAAACTTACTACGCGCCGCTGCTTTTCCGACCTCGTTTGTTTTTTCAGGGGTTGCGATTGTTATTTGGCGATCAGGTGATGTTTTGTCGTCGCGCCGATTTCTGGAAATGTGGCGGATTTGATCCGGCATTGCCAATTATGGAGGAAGCGGATTTGTGCCTGAAGTTGGTGCAACGAGGTCGGATTCGTCAAGTGAATCGAGTTGTGCAAAGTAGCGATCGCCGTGTGGCAAAATGGGGTTCGCTGAAGGCTACCGCGATATATCTCTACATCGGCTTTCTTTGGGGTATCGGCGTTGAAGCAACTTACCTGAAAAAGTTTTATGAGGAAATTCGCTAA
- a CDS encoding DUF547 domain-containing protein yields MIDFTVWDELLRRYVDLEGRVDYHAWSSERSQALSQWLNSLQEVDLGDYPNLDERLALWLNLYNAIAINQVLERYPIPSIRPKILGIPNWIAFLLFFIRPVYSFAGKRYSLNQIEHDILRREFDEPLIHFALVCASIGCPLLRNGAYFPESVRTQLEDDASRFINNPDKVRYDFQTGTLYCSKIFKWYKSDLLKVAPSIPEYIRLYLKTDVPLDASTPISYLYYDWNLNEKKSY; encoded by the coding sequence ATGATCGACTTTACAGTTTGGGATGAGCTACTGCGCCGATACGTGGATCTAGAAGGTCGCGTCGATTATCATGCTTGGTCTTCAGAGCGATCGCAAGCGCTTTCACAATGGCTGAATTCCTTGCAGGAAGTAGATTTGGGGGATTATCCCAACCTAGATGAACGGTTAGCGCTGTGGCTGAATTTATATAATGCGATCGCGATCAATCAAGTTCTAGAACGCTATCCCATCCCCTCCATCCGACCGAAGATTTTAGGAATTCCCAACTGGATTGCCTTCCTGTTGTTCTTTATCCGTCCCGTCTATTCCTTTGCAGGTAAGCGCTACAGCCTCAATCAAATCGAACATGACATTCTCCGGCGCGAATTTGACGAACCCCTCATCCACTTCGCCCTTGTTTGTGCATCCATCGGTTGTCCGTTGTTGCGAAACGGTGCATACTTTCCGGAATCGGTGCGGACTCAGTTAGAGGATGACGCCAGCCGTTTTATCAATAATCCCGATAAAGTTCGCTACGATTTCCAAACGGGAACGCTTTACTGTAGCAAAATTTTCAAGTGGTACAAGAGCGATTTACTGAAAGTCGCACCTTCAATTCCTGAATACATCCGCTTGTATTTAAAAACCGACGTGCCTCTTGACGCTTCAACGCCGATTTCCTATCTCTATTACGACTGGAATCTGAATGAAAAAAAGAGTTATTAG
- a CDS encoding SMP-30/gluconolactonase/LRE family protein, which translates to MFLLEKWIKTLLASGCLNAKSQCFKTIFPKKVKLERVATGFKFTEGPIWFAEEKYLLFSDIPANKIFKLTPSSDVTVFREPSHNSNGLTRDKQGRLIACEHGTRRVTRMEKDGLITVLAEKFQGQKLNSPNDIVVKSDGAIYFTDPPYGIKPEQQEQPIQGVYRLSPDGKEIIVVADDFDKPNGLAFSPDEKKLYIDDSERRHIRVFDVQADGKLANSCIFYNINGKRPGLPDGMKVDVQGHIYCTGAGGVWVFDPEGNHLGTIVTPEVPANCAWGDDDLQSLYITAGTSVYKIRVNVPGIKVP; encoded by the coding sequence ATGTTTTTGCTAGAGAAATGGATAAAAACTCTATTAGCTTCTGGTTGTCTAAATGCAAAATCTCAATGTTTTAAAACTATTTTCCCTAAAAAAGTAAAGCTCGAACGGGTGGCAACCGGATTTAAATTTACTGAAGGACCCATTTGGTTTGCTGAAGAAAAGTATCTCCTCTTTAGTGATATTCCAGCTAACAAAATCTTTAAACTGACTCCCAGTAGTGACGTAACAGTCTTTAGAGAGCCTAGCCATAATTCCAATGGTTTGACTAGAGATAAGCAAGGACGACTCATTGCTTGTGAACACGGAACGCGCCGTGTCACCCGCATGGAAAAAGATGGTTTGATTACTGTCTTAGCTGAAAAATTTCAAGGTCAGAAACTGAATAGTCCCAACGATATTGTCGTGAAAAGTGACGGTGCTATCTACTTCACAGATCCGCCTTATGGCATCAAACCCGAACAGCAGGAACAACCAATCCAGGGGGTTTACCGCCTCTCTCCTGATGGCAAAGAAATTATTGTCGTAGCCGACGATTTTGATAAACCCAATGGGCTAGCATTTTCACCGGATGAAAAAAAGCTTTATATCGACGATTCTGAACGCCGTCATATTCGCGTGTTCGATGTTCAAGCTGACGGTAAACTTGCTAATAGCTGCATCTTTTACAATATTAATGGGAAAAGACCGGGTTTACCTGATGGGATGAAAGTAGACGTGCAAGGACATATCTACTGCACAGGTGCAGGAGGCGTGTGGGTTTTTGATCCAGAAGGGAATCATTTGGGAACAATTGTGACTCCGGAGGTGCCAGCGAATTGTGCTTGGGGAGATGATGATTTGCAAAGTCTTTATATTACTGCTGGCACTTCTGTTTACAAAATTCGAGTAAATGTTCCAGGCATCAAAGTGCCTTAA
- a CDS encoding SDR family oxidoreductase: MKINFKIRLKAALKSFINPSLSIPPKPIIQLQEVEPSRVIDNQLLAGKNVLITGAGKNIGRSIALEMAKQGANVFFTEIDRERCEKLEQELTSYSVQVKSFLSNITNNEDVDALKTFFVQSNITIDILINNAGIQFETIGIKNLNLDEWHKTFNTNVFGPMYLTKLISIMMIDKQIQGTIIFITSLHQETLVRWLSYSSSKAALKMIIEELAIDLAAYGIRVNGIAPGWVAEDDQGIPLPHKYTPLHQSSISPRYIGRAAVYLASDYFSKFTTGTVLKIDAGLSLYNYRVSQHPSQ; encoded by the coding sequence ATGAAAATCAATTTTAAAATTCGTTTAAAAGCCGCCTTAAAATCCTTCATTAATCCATCTCTATCTATCCCTCCAAAGCCAATTATTCAGCTTCAAGAAGTAGAGCCTTCTAGGGTAATAGATAATCAACTGTTAGCAGGGAAAAATGTTTTGATAACTGGGGCTGGTAAAAATATTGGCAGAAGCATTGCCCTAGAGATGGCTAAACAAGGTGCAAATGTTTTTTTCACTGAAATTGATCGGGAAAGATGTGAAAAATTAGAACAAGAATTAACTAGCTATTCAGTTCAAGTTAAAAGTTTTCTTTCAAATATTACAAACAATGAAGATGTAGATGCTTTAAAAACTTTTTTTGTGCAGAGCAATATTACTATTGATATACTGATTAACAATGCAGGTATTCAATTTGAAACAATAGGCATAAAAAATCTAAATTTAGATGAATGGCATAAAACTTTTAATACAAATGTTTTCGGTCCCATGTATCTAACGAAGCTGATCTCAATCATGATGATAGATAAGCAAATTCAGGGAACTATTATATTTATTACTTCTTTACACCAAGAGACACTTGTACGTTGGCTTAGTTATAGTTCTTCAAAAGCTGCCTTAAAAATGATTATAGAAGAATTGGCTATCGACTTAGCAGCCTATGGGATCAGAGTGAACGGAATAGCTCCCGGTTGGGTAGCGGAAGATGACCAGGGAATTCCCCTCCCTCATAAATATACGCCGCTGCATCAAAGTTCAATAAGTCCTCGTTATATTGGTCGAGCGGCTGTTTATTTAGCCTCAGACTATTTTTCTAAATTTACTACGGGAACAGTGTTAAAGATTGATGCAGGACTATCATTATATAATTATCGTGTTAGCCAACATCCATCTCAGTAG
- a CDS encoding serine kinase — translation MMTNELASEIATKTEAKDPLAFFNTVYELYEKAEAASGSIDRFYCLGGFKIRLRFAGSALISYMTPALGHLATEPVSDPALTVCLWDSASTNTVMPPPPWQINHHHPKRGEIIGFTNERIHTSFQWGAFALSILDSDRNLGIYWVETTEQLPYWEAGSPLRTIFNVWMSKRGLQLVHAGAVGMPSGGVLLVGKGGSGKSTTALTCLNSELFYASDDYSLITSDPTPTVFSIYSTGKKNADDVQRLPFLAKAISNSDRLDSEKALYFINDHFPEKILPSFPLQAILIPRITGGSNTTLKATSSAAGLAALVPSTILQLPGAGKEACELMTKTVSQLPCYYLELGTDLKQIPEVILSLLSKQ, via the coding sequence ATGATGACTAACGAGTTGGCATCTGAGATTGCCACTAAAACAGAAGCGAAAGACCCTTTAGCCTTTTTTAATACGGTTTATGAATTATACGAAAAAGCTGAAGCTGCATCTGGTTCTATTGACCGTTTTTATTGCTTAGGCGGGTTTAAAATTCGGTTGCGTTTTGCTGGTTCAGCTTTAATTTCCTACATGACACCTGCTTTAGGACATTTAGCTACAGAACCCGTTTCAGATCCAGCGCTGACAGTTTGTTTGTGGGATAGCGCCTCGACAAACACCGTAATGCCACCTCCACCTTGGCAAATAAATCATCATCATCCAAAGCGTGGGGAAATTATCGGGTTTACTAATGAGCGCATTCATACCAGTTTCCAATGGGGAGCGTTTGCGTTAAGTATTTTAGATAGCGATCGCAACCTGGGAATATATTGGGTTGAGACAACCGAACAACTTCCTTACTGGGAAGCAGGTTCTCCGCTACGGACAATTTTTAACGTCTGGATGAGTAAGCGGGGACTGCAACTGGTTCATGCGGGTGCAGTTGGAATGCCCAGTGGCGGCGTGTTGCTAGTCGGAAAAGGGGGGTCTGGTAAATCAACTACAGCTTTAACCTGCCTTAACTCTGAGCTTTTCTATGCCAGCGACGACTATAGTTTGATTACTTCCGACCCCACTCCAACTGTTTTTAGCATTTACAGCACTGGCAAAAAAAATGCCGATGATGTTCAAAGATTGCCGTTTCTCGCTAAGGCAATTAGCAATAGCGATCGCTTAGATTCGGAAAAAGCGCTTTATTTCATCAACGACCATTTTCCCGAAAAAATCTTGCCCAGTTTTCCGCTTCAAGCTATCTTAATCCCCCGCATTACTGGGGGAAGCAATACCACGTTGAAAGCTACCTCATCAGCGGCAGGATTGGCAGCACTTGTTCCTAGTACAATCCTGCAATTGCCCGGTGCAGGTAAGGAAGCTTGTGAGCTGATGACAAAAACTGTTAGCCAGCTACCTTGTTATTATCTAGAACTCGGCACTGACCTGAAGCAAATTCCTGAAGTCATTTTAAGCTTACTTTCAAAGCAATAG
- a CDS encoding glycosyltransferase, whose product MNNKEFFVSAIVPVYNGEQFLAEAIQNILNQNYQPLEIIVVDDGSTDKTAEVAARYKDSIHYVYQPNSGPSAARNRGLRMAKGDAIAFLDVDDLWSENNLKLQTDYLVYNPSVEIVQGLIQNLKISQLTPEGAIFEKHYQPYNYINLGSALYRKSVFDKIGLFDESLSFAEDVDWFVRAWENRVSKVVLEQVTLFYRRHQDNMTVGKNLIELGFIKIYKKHLDRCRQKGHFANSSLPGMPKINEYLGAPPNTPKFF is encoded by the coding sequence ATGAATAATAAGGAATTCTTCGTTAGTGCGATCGTCCCTGTCTATAACGGAGAACAGTTTCTAGCAGAAGCTATTCAAAATATCCTCAATCAAAACTATCAGCCTCTAGAAATCATTGTTGTTGACGATGGCTCAACAGATAAAACGGCGGAAGTTGCTGCTCGCTATAAAGATAGTATTCACTATGTTTATCAGCCTAATAGCGGGCCATCAGCAGCTCGTAACCGTGGTTTAAGGATGGCAAAAGGGGATGCGATCGCTTTTCTAGATGTCGACGACTTGTGGTCTGAAAATAACCTAAAATTGCAAACAGATTACTTAGTATATAACCCATCAGTAGAGATTGTTCAAGGATTAATCCAAAACCTGAAAATTTCTCAGTTGACACCAGAAGGTGCAATCTTTGAAAAACATTATCAGCCTTATAATTACATCAACTTGGGAAGTGCCCTTTATCGAAAATCCGTTTTTGATAAAATTGGCTTATTTGATGAAAGTTTAAGTTTTGCTGAAGATGTTGATTGGTTTGTAAGAGCCTGGGAAAATAGGGTGTCAAAGGTGGTGCTGGAACAGGTGACGCTTTTTTATCGAAGACACCAAGACAATATGACTGTGGGAAAAAATTTAATTGAATTGGGGTTTATTAAAATTTACAAGAAACATCTCGATCGGTGCAGGCAAAAAGGGCACTTTGCTAATAGTTCGCTACCAGGAATGCCTAAGATAAACGAATATCTGGGCGCGCCTCCGAATACGCCCAAATTTTTTTGA